Within Vannielia litorea, the genomic segment CCGCGTCCTCACCGGCGACAAGGTGCAGGTCGAGATGACCCCCTATGACCTGACCAAGGGCCGCATCAACTACCGCTTCCGGTAAGATGCGCCTCATCCTCGGATCCGGCAGCCCGCGTCGGCGCGAGCTGCTGGGCCAGCTCGGGCTGATCCCCGACGACATCCGCGCCGCAGATATCGACGAGACACCCGCCAAGGGGGAGCTTCCGCGCCCCTATTGCATGCGCATGGCGGTGGAGAAGGCCCAGGCCCTCCCGCCCGCGCCGGGCGAGCTGGTGCTCACCGCCGATACCACCGTGGCCCTTGGCCGCCGCATTCTGGGCAAGCCCGAGGGCCGAGCCGAGGCGGGCGCGTTCCTGCGCGCGCTTTCGGGCCGCAGGCACCGCGTGATCACCGCGCTCGCCGTCCGTAGCGAGGCGGGGATCTGGCAGCGCGACGTGGTGACGGCGGTGAAGATGAAGCGGCTCTCCGAGAGCGAGCTGTTTGCCTACCTCGAAACCGGAGACTGGGAGGGCAAGGCCGGCGCCTATGCCATCCAGGGG encodes:
- a CDS encoding Maf family protein → MRLILGSGSPRRRELLGQLGLIPDDIRAADIDETPAKGELPRPYCMRMAVEKAQALPPAPGELVLTADTTVALGRRILGKPEGRAEAGAFLRALSGRRHRVITALAVRSEAGIWQRDVVTAVKMKRLSESELFAYLETGDWEGKAGAYAIQGPAGAFIPWISGSYSAVMGLPLAETAQLLVAAGYPLYRSPA